Proteins encoded together in one Balaenoptera ricei isolate mBalRic1 chromosome 2, mBalRic1.hap2, whole genome shotgun sequence window:
- the TOMM20L gene encoding TOMM20-like protein 1 produces the protein MPYVRTVLGLLSGLAACGAVAFLGYCVYFDRKRRGDPAFKLRLREKRRAQQQKAEGRGAQLWDPAKNEKLQQLFLQEVRMGELWLSRGEHRMGVEHLSNALLVCGQPQELLKVFKHTLPPKVFEMLLRKIPLICQQFEADMNEQEYLEDDPD, from the exons ATGCCCTACGTCCGCACAGTCCTCGGCCTCCTGTCGGGCCTGGCGGCCTGTGGCGCGGTCGCCTTCCTCGGCTACTGCGTCTACTTCGACCGGAAGCGGCGTGGCGACCCCGCGTTCAAGCTCCGCCTGCGCGAAA AAAGAAGAGCCCAGCAGCAAAAGGCTGAGGGACGGGGCGCCCAG TTGTGGGATCCagcaaagaatgaaaaattacaaCAACTTTTTCTGCAAGAGGTACGAATGGGAGAACTTTGGTTATCCAGAG GGGAGCATCGAATGGGGGTCGAACATCTCAGCAATGCCCTTTTGGTGTGTGGGCAACCACAGGAACTTCTGAAAGTTTTCAAACACACACTTCCTCCCAAGGTATTTGAGATGCTGTTGCGCAAAATTCCCCTTATTTGCCAG CAATTTGAGGCAGACATGAATGAACAGGAATACTTGGAGGATGATCCTGATTGA
- the TIMM9 gene encoding mitochondrial import inner membrane translocase subunit Tim9, whose amino-acid sequence MAAQIPESDQIKQFKEFLGTYNKLTETCFLDCVKDFTTREIKPEETTCSEHCLQKYLKMTQRISMRFQEYHIQQNEALAAKAGLLGQPR is encoded by the exons ATGGCTGCACAAATACCAGAATCTGATCAGATAAAACAG TTTAAGGAATTTCTTGGAACCTACAATAAACTTACAGAAACCTGCTTTTTGGACTGTGTTAAAgacttcacaacaagagaaataaaacctGAAGAG ACCACCTGTTCAGAGCATTGcttacagaaatatttaaaaatgactcAACGAATATCTATGAGATTTCAGGAATATCATATTCAGCAGAATGAAGCCCTGGCTGCCAAAGCAGGACTCCTTGGCCAACCACGATAG